From the genome of Glycine max cultivar Williams 82 chromosome 2, Glycine_max_v4.0, whole genome shotgun sequence, one region includes:
- the PHO1-H13 gene encoding phosphate transporter PHO1 homolog 10 isoform X1: protein MTFKKDFKQQMVPEWEKEYMDYEGLKRILKEIKNSKQATHNRSLHHRLRLERAFSGIHLQGSNHQREGDIEDQVIEVKTLEQDGSRQLYKTNFQKFDEEGGEVEARLFQKLDEELNKVNAFYKDQVEAAQHEVTLLSKQMEALVALRVKVKSPDTGLKQIISSPEETMDESHQQKDSMVGPEDNPLQQANRNTHHEEQAEANNNYITKDPLEILEHVKVDNVPQSPISTIKKAFTDSSDNELSFSKEELRKVEEQLRLVFVEFYQKLLHLKDYSFMNLSAFSKIMKKYEKHTSRAASAAYMTVVDNSYVGSSDEVNFLLEKVESTFIRNFTHSNHKKGRKLLRQKTKTERHSTTFFTGFFSGCFVALFVATILRITSQQFIKKKEGTFYMENIFPLYSLFGYITLHMLMYAANTFYWKYYRVNYPFLFGFRPGTELDYREIFLLTAGHAVVALLCFLINLQIGMNPRSRHYKTANELVPLSLVVLVLLITFCPLNIIYRSSRFFFIRCLFRCICAPFFTVRLPDFFLADQLTSQFQTFRSFELYICYYGLGEHSMRQKKCHSHGFYNVQYFIVGIIPYWFRLAQCMRQFYEEGDINRAFNGLNYLSTIVAMIFRTTFELKKGLSWKVLALVTSALAVLQNTYWDIVRDWGLLRRHSKNPYLRDQLILPHKSFYFIAMVLDIVLRISWMQLVFEMDWSPLHKVAMITVTSCLEIIRRGIWNFFRLENEHLNNVGNYRAFKSVPHPFSYYDDKNDKDA, encoded by the exons ATGACATTTAAGAAAGACTTTAAACAACAAATGGTGCCTGAGTGGGAGAAAGAGTACATGGACTATGAAGGCCTCAAAAGAAtattgaaagagataaaaaacaGCAAGCAAGCTACACACAATAGGTCCTTGCATCACAGGCTCAGACTTGAAAGGGCATTCAGTGGAATACACTTGCAAGGTAGCAATCATCAGAGAGAGGGGGATATTGAGGACCAAGTTATAGAAGTAAAAACATTAGAACAAGATGGTTCCAGACAGTTATATAAGACCAACTTTCAGAAGTTCGATGAAGAAGGAGGAGAGGTTGAGGCAAGACTCTTTCAGAAGCTTGATGAAGAGCTCAACAAGGTCAATGCATTTTACAAGGATCAGGTGGAAGCAGCCCAGCATGAAGTAACCCTTTTGAGTAAACAAATGGAGGCCTTGGTTGCACTAAGGGTAAAGGTGAAAAGTCCAGATACAG GATTGAAACAGATTATCTCCTCACCTGAAGAGACTATGGATGAAAGTCATCAGCAAAAAGATTCTATGGTTGGACCTGAAGATAATCCTCTTCAACAGGCCAATAGAAATACTCATCATGAGGAGCAAGCAGAAGCAAACAATAATTACATCACAAAAGATCCCTTGGAAATCCTAGAGCACGTAAAGGTTGATAATGTTCCTCAATCTCCAAtatcaacaattaaaaaagCTTTTACTGATTCCAGTGATAATGAATTGAGCTTCAGCAAAGAAGAGCTGAGAAAAGTTGAAGAGCAACTGAGACTTGTGTTTGTTGAGTTCTATCAGAAACTCCTCCATCTCAAAGATTACAG TTTTATGAACCTCTCAGCATTTTCCAAGATCATGAAGAAGTACGAAAAG CATACATCAAGGGCAGCATCTGCAGCATACATGACAGTAGTGGATAACTCCTATGTGGGCAGTTCTGATGAG GTTAACTTTCTATTGGAGAAAGTGGAGTCTACCTTCATCAGAAACTTTACACACTCAAATCACAAAAAGGGGAGGAAGCTATTAaggcaaaaaacaaaaacagaaaggcACAGCACAACATTTTTCACAG GTTTCTTTTCTGGTTGCTTTGTTGCTCTATTTGTTGCTACTATATTAAGAATAACATCTCAACAATtcataaagaagaaggaagggaCATTTTACATGGAAAACATTTTCCCACTATACAG TCTTTTTGGATATATCACTCTGCATATGCTTATGTATGCTGCAAACACATTTTATTGGAAGTATTATCGGGTCAATTATCCATTCTTATTTGGCTTCAGGCCTGGAACTGAATTGGACTACAGAGAAATTTTCCTTCTAACCGCTGGTCATGCAGTGGTTGCACTACTATGCTTCTTAATAAATTTGCAGATCGGGATGAACCCAAGGAGTCGACACTATAAGACAGCTAATGAACTTGTTCCTCTGAGCTTAGTTGTT CTTGTTCTTTTGATTACCTTTTGCCCTCTGAACATCATATACCGCTCAAGTCGTTTCTTCTTTATCCGGTGCTTATTTCGCTGTATATGTGCTCCTTTTTTCACG GTTAGGCTTCCAGATTTCTTCTTGGCTGATCAGCTTACCAGCCAG TTCCAAACCTTCAGGAGCTTTGAGCTTTACATATGCTATTATGGTCTTGGAGAACACTCAATGAGACAAAAGAAATGTCACAGTCATGGTTTCTATAACGTACAGTATTTCATCGTTGGCATCATTCCTTATTGGTTTCGCCTAGCACag TGCATGCGTCAATTCTATGAAGAGGGAGACATCAACCGTGCATTCAATGGCTTAAACTATCTCTCAACAATTGTTGCCATGATCTTTAGAACTACCTTTGAACTAAAGAAGGGATTGAGTTGGAAGGTGTTGGCACTTGTAACTTCAGCACTAGCAGTACTTCAGAACACATATTGGGACATTGTCAGGGACTGGGGGCTCCTTCGAAGGCATTCGAAGAACCCCTATTTGAGAGATCAACTCATACTTCCACACAAAAGTTTCTACTTCATAGCCATG GTCCTGGACATAGTTCTTAGAATTTCATGGATGCAGTTGGTGTTTGAAATGGATTGGAGCCCCCTTCATAAAGTGGCAATGATCACAGTTACTTCCTGCCTTGAGATTATTCGCCGTGGCATTTGGAACTTCTTTAG GTTGGAGAATGAGCACTTGAACAACGTTGGAAACTACCGTGCCTTCAAGTCAGTCCCTCATCCTTTTAGTTACTATGATGATAAAAATGACAAGGATGCTTAG
- the PHO1-H13 gene encoding phosphate transporter PHO1 homolog 10 isoform X2: MTFKKDFKQQMVPEWEKEYMDYEGLKRILKEIKNSKQATHNRSLHHRLRLERAFSGIHLQGSNHQREGDIEDQVIEVKTLEQDGSRQLYKTNFQKFDEEGGEVEARLFQKLDEELNKVNAFYKDQVEAAQHEVTLLSKQMEALVALRVKVKSPDTGLKQIISSPEETMDESHQQKDSMVGPEDNPLQQANRNTHHEEQAEANNNYITKDPLEILEHVKVDNVPQSPISTIKKAFTDSSDNELSFSKEELRKVEEQLRLVFVEFYQKLLHLKDYSFMNLSAFSKIMKKYEKHTSRAASAAYMTVVDNSYVGSSDEVNFLLEKVESTFIRNFTHSNHKKGRKLLRQKTKTERHSTTFFTGFFSGCFVALFVATILRITSQQFIKKKEGTFYMENIFPLYRPGTELDYREIFLLTAGHAVVALLCFLINLQIGMNPRSRHYKTANELVPLSLVVLVLLITFCPLNIIYRSSRFFFIRCLFRCICAPFFTVRLPDFFLADQLTSQFQTFRSFELYICYYGLGEHSMRQKKCHSHGFYNVQYFIVGIIPYWFRLAQCMRQFYEEGDINRAFNGLNYLSTIVAMIFRTTFELKKGLSWKVLALVTSALAVLQNTYWDIVRDWGLLRRHSKNPYLRDQLILPHKSFYFIAMVLDIVLRISWMQLVFEMDWSPLHKVAMITVTSCLEIIRRGIWNFFRLENEHLNNVGNYRAFKSVPHPFSYYDDKNDKDA, translated from the exons ATGACATTTAAGAAAGACTTTAAACAACAAATGGTGCCTGAGTGGGAGAAAGAGTACATGGACTATGAAGGCCTCAAAAGAAtattgaaagagataaaaaacaGCAAGCAAGCTACACACAATAGGTCCTTGCATCACAGGCTCAGACTTGAAAGGGCATTCAGTGGAATACACTTGCAAGGTAGCAATCATCAGAGAGAGGGGGATATTGAGGACCAAGTTATAGAAGTAAAAACATTAGAACAAGATGGTTCCAGACAGTTATATAAGACCAACTTTCAGAAGTTCGATGAAGAAGGAGGAGAGGTTGAGGCAAGACTCTTTCAGAAGCTTGATGAAGAGCTCAACAAGGTCAATGCATTTTACAAGGATCAGGTGGAAGCAGCCCAGCATGAAGTAACCCTTTTGAGTAAACAAATGGAGGCCTTGGTTGCACTAAGGGTAAAGGTGAAAAGTCCAGATACAG GATTGAAACAGATTATCTCCTCACCTGAAGAGACTATGGATGAAAGTCATCAGCAAAAAGATTCTATGGTTGGACCTGAAGATAATCCTCTTCAACAGGCCAATAGAAATACTCATCATGAGGAGCAAGCAGAAGCAAACAATAATTACATCACAAAAGATCCCTTGGAAATCCTAGAGCACGTAAAGGTTGATAATGTTCCTCAATCTCCAAtatcaacaattaaaaaagCTTTTACTGATTCCAGTGATAATGAATTGAGCTTCAGCAAAGAAGAGCTGAGAAAAGTTGAAGAGCAACTGAGACTTGTGTTTGTTGAGTTCTATCAGAAACTCCTCCATCTCAAAGATTACAG TTTTATGAACCTCTCAGCATTTTCCAAGATCATGAAGAAGTACGAAAAG CATACATCAAGGGCAGCATCTGCAGCATACATGACAGTAGTGGATAACTCCTATGTGGGCAGTTCTGATGAG GTTAACTTTCTATTGGAGAAAGTGGAGTCTACCTTCATCAGAAACTTTACACACTCAAATCACAAAAAGGGGAGGAAGCTATTAaggcaaaaaacaaaaacagaaaggcACAGCACAACATTTTTCACAG GTTTCTTTTCTGGTTGCTTTGTTGCTCTATTTGTTGCTACTATATTAAGAATAACATCTCAACAATtcataaagaagaaggaagggaCATTTTACATGGAAAACATTTTCCCACTATACAG GCCTGGAACTGAATTGGACTACAGAGAAATTTTCCTTCTAACCGCTGGTCATGCAGTGGTTGCACTACTATGCTTCTTAATAAATTTGCAGATCGGGATGAACCCAAGGAGTCGACACTATAAGACAGCTAATGAACTTGTTCCTCTGAGCTTAGTTGTT CTTGTTCTTTTGATTACCTTTTGCCCTCTGAACATCATATACCGCTCAAGTCGTTTCTTCTTTATCCGGTGCTTATTTCGCTGTATATGTGCTCCTTTTTTCACG GTTAGGCTTCCAGATTTCTTCTTGGCTGATCAGCTTACCAGCCAG TTCCAAACCTTCAGGAGCTTTGAGCTTTACATATGCTATTATGGTCTTGGAGAACACTCAATGAGACAAAAGAAATGTCACAGTCATGGTTTCTATAACGTACAGTATTTCATCGTTGGCATCATTCCTTATTGGTTTCGCCTAGCACag TGCATGCGTCAATTCTATGAAGAGGGAGACATCAACCGTGCATTCAATGGCTTAAACTATCTCTCAACAATTGTTGCCATGATCTTTAGAACTACCTTTGAACTAAAGAAGGGATTGAGTTGGAAGGTGTTGGCACTTGTAACTTCAGCACTAGCAGTACTTCAGAACACATATTGGGACATTGTCAGGGACTGGGGGCTCCTTCGAAGGCATTCGAAGAACCCCTATTTGAGAGATCAACTCATACTTCCACACAAAAGTTTCTACTTCATAGCCATG GTCCTGGACATAGTTCTTAGAATTTCATGGATGCAGTTGGTGTTTGAAATGGATTGGAGCCCCCTTCATAAAGTGGCAATGATCACAGTTACTTCCTGCCTTGAGATTATTCGCCGTGGCATTTGGAACTTCTTTAG GTTGGAGAATGAGCACTTGAACAACGTTGGAAACTACCGTGCCTTCAAGTCAGTCCCTCATCCTTTTAGTTACTATGATGATAAAAATGACAAGGATGCTTAG